A segment of the Polyodon spathula isolate WHYD16114869_AA chromosome 1, ASM1765450v1, whole genome shotgun sequence genome:
GTATATAACAAAAAAGACGTAGGTGCTGCGTATGAATATTATAACACCATGGAGGAAAACCTTTTACTCCAAATGCAACCCACGTACCTCCCCATTCTCTTGTGCATCATTGTTTTTATAATCATTGTGTTCTGGTTCTATACTACCAGATGGATATTATGAGCGTAAGCATTTGTgagtgcacagtgcagtgatcTGCTTTGTATTGCAAACACTCTTGTAGTTGTTGCTGATTTCAACAAATTCCCATAATCTCATTGGCTCTCTCAAGTCtaagtgtaacgggcagtgttgtgcgATACACTGTTACGGATTGTGTCCCCAGCtgttgagatgagatgaggttaaaagctccaaaaccatgaatgcagacgagcccggttCTTGTATTGTGGTAAAGACGCTCACTTGCGGTGTATGGGGTCGccagttcatgcccagcctctgccctgtttcATAAGGAAGGTTCACAGGTAAAGAACAGTGCTGTACCACACACTGCACAAGCAAGTCCTAAGAGTGGAACCAAACGGCAAAGGCTTCTGCAGCCAGGGAGCGGAATTCATTGATGAACGCTGCAGTTGCATGTCTATGAAGCTTGAGCTTGTGGGTGTgtagttttaaagaaatatacTAATATTGTGTGTTTCTTTAGGTTATCAACATTATCAATGCTGCCCAGGAGAACAGCCCCGTGACAGTAGCGGAGGCCCTGGACAGAGTGCTAGAAATCCTCCGAACCACAGAGCTGTACTCCCCCCAGCTCGGAAGCAAAGATGATGACCCACACACCAGTGACCTTGTCGGAGGTCTCATGACTGTGAGTTGGAAACATTTTAATCTGCGGCTGTTTAGTTCAAGATGCTAACCCTTGTGgtacatacagtataacacagATGCCATACTTTATACCTATCCATTACCTGTTTTGAATGATGTGTGCATTAATTCTGTGTGGTTCTGAGTCCTGCTACTCAGATTTTCTCTCCATTGTGTAGTCTAACTGGCTGGTGTtcccatgttgttgtttttttatacctgagcaatcatgtgatattgtgacctttcaactctataCTTTACCGTGAAGCAGGTGGGAGTTGAAATAAAGATATTATGTTACTGTTCGTACAAAGAGAAAATAATCATTTCAGGAAAGCTTGGCACCCAGTGTTCACTTTGCAAGCTTACTTACTTGATTTATACATGTCAGGGGAGCGATGGTCGTCTTTCGTGTTTCTCTAACTTTACAAATTGTGTTACAGGACGGACTGCGGAAACCTTCTGGGAATGATGTCTTCTCCAAGAGTAAGTGCAAACACAATAGAGTCAGGCTGAAACTGGTAACACTGCCCACACTACAGAACAGCTCTGAGCACGTCTGTGTAGTTTTATAGAATTGACTATGTGTCAGGCGAAGAGCAGGGCTCAGTTCAAACATGTTCCATGATAATGGTTTTTTTCACATGGTTATCTTTTCTGTTTTCCTTTAGATATGACCCAAATTCAAAGTCATCTGGTGATACCTGCCACCCCTAATGACATCCCTCCTCAAATAGCACAGCTGCTGAACAACGAAGAGATGTGGGATTTCAACATCTTGGATCTGGAGGCTGCCACAAATAAGCAGTGAGAAAATAATCAAAAGCTGATTGACTAGTCACTGCTGCATATTTCAGattataattttaaatgattactttGAGAATTCCTCTCATTACTGGTGTGTGCAcagaatataatttacattgtcAACATGCTTTGCATATTTAGTTAAATAGGCAAATACAGTTTAACATTGGGATTGTAATCTAATGTCAATAAATGGGATTTAATTTCAGTAATGCAGTTTTAAGAGCATAAGTGCATGTTGtcaagtcacatgacctcagttTAACTGGGTCACAGAAAGGAGCTCTTTATGATTTCATCATTATTGCTATTGACAGAATGTACTATTGCTGGATGCACGTTTGTCTCTTATTTCCAGACCTCTCACCTACCTTGGATTGAAGATCTTTGCccggtttggtgtgtgtgagtttCTGAACTGCACGGAGGCTACGCTGAAATCCTGGCTTCAGGTTATCGAGGCTAATTACCACGCATCCAACTCTTACCACAACTCCACGCACGCAGCCGACGTCCTACATGCCACATCCTACTTTCTCCAGAAAGAGAGAGTCAAGGTAAGAAGAATCAAGTTGCTTTACAGGTGAAACATCAACCCAGTAGTGAGATGTTAAAAGAGGCTTGGTAAACTAAGCTCTGCtacattttgcaaaataaaaaaaaaaaaatctcagtttttATTATGTCTAAAATATTTGACACATTGTGGCTGTCATGATCCGTGAGGTTAGCCTCTTGTGCTTTCCTCTAAACTCAGAGCACTTCACCTCATGCTATCCAGGTGATATCTTAATGGCACTGCTGTTGTGGGTTATATGTTGCTATAATTTGTGCATTGAAGAATTGTGCCAATAAGGTGGGTGGTGACATGATGGACATCAAACTtgctcaaaacaaatacaaaaaaggcGTTGATCTCTGTATACCCCACAGGTGAGTATAGAAGCCTCACTCTTCACTGTACTGGTGAAACTGCTTTTTTGACATCATCTCTTTTGCACTGTGAAACAGAAATATTTAATGGGAAATGTCTTGTACGGTACATGGATACACTGCATTTCATTCTAGAGATTTGGGAAGTAGTCATATCACAGTACCTGCCACTTCCAAGCTCCTCATTGGGCATGTCACTCATTGTATTTGGACACCACACTGTGCACATGACGACACATGTCGGTGACATCGCACACTCCCCCCTCTTGCATCTGCTTCAGGGCAGTCTGGACCAGCTGGATGAGGTAGCTGCACTCATTGCAGCGACAGTGCACGATGTGGATCACCCCGGCCGCACCAACTCCTTCCTGTGCAATGCAGGCAGCGAGCTTGCCGTGCTGTACAACGACATGGCTGTGCTGGAGAGTCACCACGCAGCCCTGGCTTTCCAGCTCACCACGCGCGACAGACAGTGCAACGTCTTCATCAACATGGAGAGGTCAGAAACTTCACTGCGGGCACTCTTAGCAATACAACTAATGTATTATTGGCTATTCGTTAGCAAACACTGGCACTCACTTGTACACATACACAAGCTAATTCAATCTGTATTATTAAGGGTGTTCAATATATGGCTTCTCATGAGTGCCTTAGTTACATCTATAATACTGATACATATTGTTTCTAACATCCTGGACAACACAATTATACACACATTACTGAGTACTTACAACAGATCCTCACACCAAATCTGTGTGCTGCTGTACTGGAATTCCCTGGCCTCAGGACTCTGACTATACTAATATACTGTTTCTCCACTGGTTTAGAACACAGTATCGAACACTGCGGCAGGCAATTATTGACATGGTCCTGGCGACAGAGATGACGAAGCACTTTGAGCATGTGAACAAGTTTGTAAACAGCATCAACAAGCCGATGGCAGCTATAGAAGAAACCAGTTCCAATGTGAGCATTTTATTGACGTGTGTCTACTTTGCAAGGTTGTTCTAAGATTTGTGTTGTGTTAACAAATGCTGGATTATTTTCAATGCATACTAAGGATTAAATGTTCAGTGATATTTACCAAGCTTCGAAAACCAGGTCACTGTGGTAACAGACAGCGGTAGATAGAAATGAAATGCCAACAGAATGCTGACAATGAATTCAATGTACCATTGATATATATGAGCCTGCCTTTGAAGTGCTACAGTGTCTCTCTGTCACAGAGTGAAGGCTGCGACTGTGAGTGCCCAGCGAGTATTAAGAACTCACCGGAGAACAGGCTGCTCATCAAGCGCATGCTGATCAAATGTGCAGACGTGGCCAACCCCTGCCGGCCCCTGGAACTCTGCATAGAGTGGGCTGGACGCATCTCAGAGGAGTACTTTGCACAGGTAAtctggtaaaagaaaaaaacctcCGCTCCTGCTTGTAGACTGACTGACTGGATTAGATATCACATCTCCTGTCCTGTTTGTATTGACTGAGTGGATTAGATATCATCACATCTCCTGTCCTGCTTGTAGGTTGACTGGATTAGATATCATCACATCTCCTGTCCTGTTTGTATTGACTGAGTGGATTAGATATCATCACATCTCCTGtcctgtttgtagactgactggattagatatcatcacatctccgctcctgtttgtagactgactggattagatatcatcacatctcctcacctgtttgtagactgactggaTTAGATATCATCACATCTCCTGTCCTGTTTGTATTGACTGAGTGGATTAGATATCATCACATCTCCTGTCCTGTTTGTATCGACTGAGTGGATTAGATATCATCACATCTCCTGTCCTGCTTGTAGGTTGACTGGATTAGATATCATCACATCTCCTGTCCTGTTTGTATTGACTGAGTGGATTAGATATCATCACATCTCCTGTCCTGCTTGTAGATTGACTGGTTTAGATATCATCTCATCTCCGCTCCTGTTTGTAGATATCATCACATCTCCTCtcctgtttgtagactgactggaTTAGATATCATCACATCTACTGtcctgtttgtagactgactggattagatatcatcacatctccgctcctgtttgtattgactgactggattagatatcatcacatctcctgtcctgtttgtattgactgactggattagatatcatcacatctcctctcctgtttgtagactgactggaTTAGATATCATCACATCTCCTGTCCTGTTTGTAGACTTGGATTAGATATCATCACATCTCCTGtcctgtttgtagactgactggattagatatcatcacatctcctgtcctgtttgtagactgactggattagatatcatcacatctcctgtcctgtttgtagactgactggattagatatcatcacatctcctgtcctgtttgtagactgactggattagatatcatcacatctcctgtcctgtttgtagactgactggattagatatcatcacatctcctgtcctgtttgtagactgactggattagatatcatcacatctcctgtcctgtttgtagactgactggaTTAGATATCATCACATCTACTGtcctgtttgtagactgactggattagatatcatcacatctcctctcctgtttgtagactgactggaTTAGATATCATCTTATCTCCACtcctgtttgtagactgactggaTTAGATATCATCTCATCTCTGTTCTTGTTTATATTCACTGGATTAGATATcagatagatatatctatatcagGAGATATATTAGATATCTCCTGTCCTGTTTCTACACTGACTGAATTAGATATCATCACATCTCCTGccctgtttgtagactgactggaTTAGATATCATCACATCTCCTGTCCTGTTTGTAGATTGACTGGTTTAGATATCATCTCATCTACGCTCCTGTTTGTAGATATCATCACATCTCCTCTCCTGTTTGTAGACTGAATGGATTAGATATCATCACATCTCCTGTCCTGTTTGTAGATTGACTGGATTAGATATCATCACATCTCCTGTCCTGTTTGTAGATTGACTGGATTAGATATCATACATAAGAATGTAAGAAGCAtgacaaacgagaggaggccattcagcccagcAATGCTCATCCGGTCACAAGCAGTAATTCAAGGGGGCAGTTACACCACAAACTGTTTTTAATCACTATTTTGTTGTAAAATTgatgcttgtgtgttttttttaataatttaagtaTGGGTTATGCAATTTGCTGGAATATTCCacgattaagaaaaaaaaaggaatacacacTCTGTTTTTCAGACCGATGAAGAGAAGAGAAAAGGGCTGCCTGTGGTCATGCCAGTGTTTGATCGGAATACTTGCAGCATTCCAAAGTCTCAGATATCATTTATCGATTACTTCATCACCAACATGTTTGATGCCTGGGATGGTAAGATTTCTTGGTTTATTGGGTTGATTCATTTGTTACTTTAATTGAATCAGTATTACAGGTCACTAACATGGAGCCCACGTGCTCTCACTAGAACCGTTCTCCTCCAAACCACCACACTGATGAAAGGAGGAGATACGTACACCGCTCCTGTGGACTCTGTTCTCAGAATCATCTGCCAGCTAGCAGCAGAAAGTTCAGCACGTACTCCGTTCTGATTTCGTTTATTACCATTATATTTTGTAAGCGCACTgacatttaacatttataatcttttttttttcacattgagaGATTTCAGTATAAGTGTACACcagcactcacacacatactCAGACGCACAGGAACACGCATTAGCTGTTTGTGTTCTTCAGAAAGATGTGGCCTTGGCCTTTATGTAATGCTCTCAGTCCCTCTAGACTACAGAGTGATGCTGAAGTTTAATATAGatttttccattattatttattcattttctcaAATTTGTCATTTCACTCAAGTATAGCATTGCCAAAAAAACATTAGATTATTAAGAAAGAAACCTTGTTTTTCTATCCAAGCTAAAATGCCTGATTTGAATGTCCCCTCACTTCTACAACCCAATTACTCAATGGGTGAGTTACGCTCCCGTTGCCAAGCCAACTGCCTCTTGAACCCACCACTACCGAAGCAACAGACACTACCCAGCTCGAGCCCTTAGGCCAGGGTTGGTGTGGCTCCAGACTATCACTATGGTCCCTGAACTGCAAGAGGTGAACTCTCCTTAACAGATTGTCACTGCTCTCCTCATGGGAGTGCAGAGGCCCAGGATGAAAACCTAATGAGCCATTGCCCTGGAGCTGTTTCAGAACAATCCCATAAAGCATGCTGTTAGGAGGAACTGGAACTGCTGCAAACATCTGTTCTGTGGTGCAGTTTATACTGTACCAGCTGAGATTTCCGTTCAGGGTGGCTTCTGTGTTTTGGTGGAATTCAACTACAGTAAAggaacatttttttctttgttacagCAGTTTGTAAAGGGGGTGGGATTTTCTCCAGGGTTCAGCTAATTTGGCAGGAGCTCTTTCCACTTTTCCTTCACGTAAGTCTTTTACTGTTATTGTTTCCCATCTAGCTTTTGCCAATCTGCCTGGCTTGATGCAACACTTGGCTGAAAACCACAAGTACTGGAAAACATTGGATGAAATGAAGTGTAAGAGCCTCAGACCCCCTCCAGATCTGTGACATCATCAACAAGATCTTGAATGCAGCCCCTCAATCTCACTCCTTCTCACTGTGATTTTATCAGAAAAAACTGTCACGGGAAAGAGAATTTTTAGTGCATTTTGCCGAGATGGTTTACAGTATCATTGTGCTACACCGTGCCTGACAACTTAACAGATGCGGTTGGAAATTGCTGTTTTGTGAAGATCAGTAATTTCCCCAGAAATACAATCCACATTATGTTTGTAGAGACATTTGGTTTAAAAAGAGGGGTGGGGTAAGAGAAATAATGCTAAGTATTTATGATTCCTAAACTTGATGGAGCACAAAGCCGCTTTGTGttttggaacttggtttcaggagactaggtttcaggccaccgTATGACACACCAGGGGaggcttggggtttgatacagcaaaattGCACAAACTAGATcacccggtctcctggaaccaaaTTTAAACCCACTGTTCctcaaagtggctttgtgttccctcagcttaagagtTTAATGCATACATTGTTACTGCTTTATTTCTTACTAAATCGCTTAAATCGCAAAAATGCCATTGGCTTACCACTGTATTACACTGAAGAAATAGTAGCAGATCCATTTCCAGACCACAGCATTGGCAGCAATTGCAACACAATCGATTTGGAAGAAACATTGCACAGTGTTTCTGGTATGGCACCATGGCACTGCATGGATCCATGTGCATTGGTTCAAACCATTTGAATACCGCTGGTATGCAGGAATGATAAAGTGTTACTGCTGTGGTGTCATTCTGAGTAGTATCTTCAGTGCAGAATCGAAGCACTGCCATTGTGTGCCACTTTATTGTCAATGAAGATCATTTGCCACGGGGTGCCTCCATCAGATGAGAAGTTATATAAAGATCAGATTCCAGATTTGCTCACATGTCACAGAAGGAACCTTTGCAGCAGTCTGATCCCACAGACCCCTGCTGTTTCTTTTATCCATGTGGTTTAAGATCGACCTCCTCAGGAAAGGGGAGTGTATGACAATAATACGGGTTAGTACAAGTGTAACAGATACATCTTAAAT
Coding sequences within it:
- the LOC121313606 gene encoding high affinity cAMP-specific and IBMX-insensitive 3',5'-cyclic phosphodiesterase 8B-like, whose protein sequence is MKLTQEPVQVLLIFAKEDSQSDGFWWACERAGYRCSIARTPESALECFLDKQHEIIVIDARHPRYFDAEAVCRSIRATKPSEHTVILAVAPQIQPGQEESSVLPLLNAGFNRRFFENNSTSACYNELIQLEHGEVCSLFKLRACNSMFTALEHCQEAVEITSEDHIIQYVNPAFERMMGYCKGELIGKELTVLPKSDKNRTDLLDAINMCIKKGKEWQGMYYARRKSGDSIQQHVKITPVMGQGGKIRHFVSIKRLCSDNNKQVYKIHRDEKYCGENSQTESLSSRHKDRRKESIDVKSITSRSSDAPSLQNRRYSSVARIHSMTIEAPITKVINIINAAQENSPVTVAEALDRVLEILRTTELYSPQLGSKDDDPHTSDLVGGLMTDGLRKPSGNDVFSKNMTQIQSHLVIPATPNDIPPQIAQLLNNEEMWDFNILDLEAATNKQPLTYLGLKIFARFGVCEFLNCTEATLKSWLQVIEANYHASNSYHNSTHAADVLHATSYFLQKERVKGSLDQLDEVAALIAATVHDVDHPGRTNSFLCNAGSELAVLYNDMAVLESHHAALAFQLTTRDRQCNVFINMERTQYRTLRQAIIDMVLATEMTKHFEHVNKFVNSINKPMAAIEETSSNSEGCDCECPASIKNSPENRLLIKRMLIKCADVANPCRPLELCIEWAGRISEEYFAQTDEEKRKGLPVVMPVFDRNTCSIPKSQISFIDYFITNMFDAWDAFANLPGLMQHLAENHKYWKTLDEMKCKSLRPPPDL